In a genomic window of Mucilaginibacter sp. KACC 22063:
- a CDS encoding ribose-phosphate pyrophosphokinase gives MPLQFNPVKLFSGSGSVALANKIADAYGRELGDIVFSRFSDGEFQPHFNESVRGCDLFLIQSTNQPTDNLMELLMMIDAGRRASAHYVTAVIPYFGLARQDRKDKPRVAIGAKLVANLLVAAGINRIMTMDLHAAQIQGFFDIPVDHLDASVIFVPYIKSLGLENLTIASPDMGGSYRARTFAKFFNAEVVICDKRRKRANEIESMTIIGDVTGQDIVLIDDICDTAGTLSKAAGLIMERGAKSVRAVCTHPVLSGKAYETIENSALTELIVTDTIPLKQQSPKIRVLSTADLFAKAIANVNEHGSISQLFKVED, from the coding sequence TATGGCCGCGAGCTTGGCGATATTGTTTTCTCCCGCTTTAGCGATGGTGAATTTCAACCGCACTTTAACGAATCTGTAAGGGGATGCGACTTGTTTCTGATCCAGTCTACCAATCAGCCTACCGACAATTTAATGGAATTACTGATGATGATTGATGCCGGCCGCCGTGCATCAGCCCATTATGTAACAGCAGTAATCCCTTATTTTGGTTTGGCACGTCAGGACAGAAAAGACAAGCCGCGTGTAGCTATTGGTGCAAAGCTGGTAGCCAACCTGTTAGTTGCTGCGGGCATTAACCGTATTATGACGATGGACCTGCACGCTGCGCAGATCCAGGGTTTCTTTGACATACCGGTTGACCACCTTGATGCTTCAGTGATCTTTGTCCCTTACATTAAAAGCCTGGGACTGGAAAATCTGACCATTGCATCGCCTGATATGGGTGGTTCATACCGCGCACGTACCTTTGCCAAGTTTTTTAACGCAGAGGTTGTAATTTGTGATAAACGCCGTAAGCGTGCCAATGAAATTGAGTCGATGACGATCATTGGAGACGTAACCGGACAAGATATTGTGTTAATTGATGATATCTGCGATACGGCAGGTACATTATCAAAAGCTGCCGGCCTTATTATGGAACGCGGCGCAAAAAGTGTGAGGGCTGTTTGTACACACCCTGTATTATCAGGCAAGGCGTATGAAACCATTGAAAACTCTGCTTTAACAGAATTGATCGTTACAGATACAATTCCGTTGAAACAGCAAAGCCCTAAAATAAGGGTGCTTTCAACCGCCGATTTGTTTGCAAAGGCTATTGCCAATGTAAACGAACATGGTTCGATAAGCCAGCTGTTTAAGGTAGAGGACTAA
- the pth gene encoding aminoacyl-tRNA hydrolase, with product MKYLIVGLGNIGPEYVDTRHNIGFMILDELAKQEGIKFYNMRLAYYAEMQYKSRSLYLIKPTTYMNLSGKAVSYWMKDLKIPIENVLVLVDDLAIPFGSLRLKPKGSAAGHNGLKHIEATLGRNDYPRLRFGISDNYPKGRQVDYVLSGFDDDEQPELPALIDRSIEIIKSFVTVGTELTMTRFNK from the coding sequence ATGAAATATCTTATTGTAGGTTTAGGTAATATCGGTCCTGAGTATGTTGATACACGACATAACATCGGCTTTATGATTCTTGATGAGCTGGCTAAGCAGGAAGGCATTAAGTTTTACAATATGCGTTTGGCGTACTATGCCGAAATGCAATATAAAAGCCGGTCATTGTATCTGATAAAGCCCACTACCTACATGAACCTGAGCGGTAAAGCGGTTAGCTACTGGATGAAAGACCTGAAGATTCCTATTGAAAATGTGCTTGTTTTGGTTGATGATCTGGCTATTCCGTTTGGCTCATTAAGGTTAAAACCTAAAGGCAGTGCCGCCGGCCATAACGGGTTAAAACATATTGAAGCTACGTTGGGGCGTAACGATTATCCGCGCCTGCGTTTTGGCATCAGCGACAATTACCCCAAAGGCCGCCAAGTTGATTATGTACTAAGCGGTTTTGATGACGATGAACAACCTGAGCTGCCGGCATTGATTGACCGCTCTATAGAGATCATCAAAAGCTTTGTTACTGT
- a CDS encoding 50S ribosomal protein L25/general stress protein Ctc, whose amino-acid sequence MKSVAISGSPRENVGKRDAKELRYAGSIPAVLYGGETQVHFSVSEADIKPVIYTPEVSFIDLEIGGTKAQAIVKDLQFHPLTSKILHIDFLALNENKPVTIEIPIRLTGTSPGVKMGGKLVQKLRKLRVKGLPKDHVDTIDVSIEGLEVGKSVRVGEISVPNLTITNAAEDTIVSVTTSRALRQAEQEGKK is encoded by the coding sequence ATGAAATCAGTTGCTATTAGCGGTTCTCCAAGAGAGAACGTAGGGAAACGCGATGCCAAAGAACTGCGTTACGCAGGTTCAATCCCGGCCGTACTTTACGGTGGCGAAACACAAGTTCACTTCTCAGTATCTGAAGCTGACATTAAACCGGTAATTTACACTCCGGAAGTATCTTTCATCGACCTTGAAATCGGTGGTACAAAAGCTCAGGCTATTGTTAAAGATCTTCAGTTTCATCCATTAACCAGCAAAATTTTACACATCGACTTTTTAGCGTTGAACGAAAATAAACCGGTTACTATTGAAATTCCTATCCGTTTAACTGGTACTTCTCCAGGTGTTAAAATGGGTGGTAAATTAGTTCAGAAACTGCGTAAACTGCGTGTTAAAGGCTTACCTAAAGATCACGTTGACACTATCGACGTTAGCATCGAAGGCTTAGAAGTTGGTAAATCTGTACGTGTTGGCGAAATCAGCGTTCCAAACCTGACCATCACCAATGCTGCTGAAGATACCATCGTATCTGTAACTACTTCACGTGCACTACGTCAGGCAGAGCAAGAAGGTAAAAAATAA